In one Liolophura sinensis isolate JHLJ2023 chromosome 11, CUHK_Ljap_v2, whole genome shotgun sequence genomic region, the following are encoded:
- the LOC135478194 gene encoding prostatic spermine-binding protein-like has protein sequence MAACRSVECVRVLLSQPSRHVGSTHFESLLSSCLEQGLNPAERIGSGPKVLRGLVHVTGDLWNVTVANKEDLDTESSDNGTSSGDEDDIAVAMNDSGNKDDEDMNNDDHDNEQGDNDRKDDSDDDTDDSNEAEDDYEMVNGDTDGGQESSNDVVGNDDKNEVNEAEDGNDKDAMDNGKDGQEGGRNEGGKEEENDVDKNADNGTSSVSSQVKQEEASLSFTEPLVPYGSTGQSPEQDSSQDVWSQSFTFS, from the exons ATGGCGGCGTGCAGGTCGGTGGAgtgtgtacgtgtcctgctgagccagccaagccgacacgtgggttcgactcactttgagtccctGTTGTCGAGCTGCCTTGAGCAGGGTTTGAACCCCGCT GAACGCATCGGCAGCGGACCCAAAGTGTTGAGGGGTTTGGTCCACGTTACTGGGgatctgtggaatgtcactgttgCCAATAAGGAG gatctggacactgagagtAGCGACAATGGGACAAGtagtggagatgaagatgacatcgcaGTTGCGATGAATGATAGTGGTAATAAGGACGACGaggatatgaataatgatgatcatgacaatgagcagggagataatgacagaaaggatgacagtgatgatgacacggatgatagtaatgaggctgaggatgattATGAAATGGTAAATGGGGATACGGATGGTGGACAGGAGAGTAGCAATGATGTAGtgggtaatgatgataaaaatgaggtgaatgaggcagaggacgggaatgataaagatgctatggataatggtaagGACGGGCAGGAGGGTGGTAGGAATGAAGGGggtaaagaggaggaaaatgatgtggacaaaaatgcagatAATGGTACTTCATCAGTTTCTAGCCAGGTCAAACAGGAGGAAGCATCGTTGAGTTTCACTGAACCGTTGGTTCCGTACGGCTCGACCGGTCAGTCTCCCGAGCAAGACTCTTCACAAGACGTGTGGAGTCAATCATTTACCTTTTCCTAG